Proteins from one Thermobifida alba genomic window:
- a CDS encoding carboxyl transferase domain-containing protein yields MFKRIAIVNRGEAAMRLIHAVRDIAAETGTRIETVALYTDVDRTAAFVREADIAYDLGPASARPYLDLAVLERALVQTGADAAWVGWGFVAEDPAFAELCERIGVTFVGPGPEAMRQLGDKIGAKLIAEQVGVPVAPWSRGPVDTLDAALAAAAEIGYPLMLKAAAGGGGRGIRVINDEAELADAYERTRQEAERAFGSGVVFLESLVTGARHVEVQVIADGQGTAWALGVRDCSVQRRNQKVIEESASPVLTPVQAAELKASAERLAVAVGYRGAATVEFLYRPADELFAFLEVNTRLQVEHPITEATTGFDLVKAQLWVASGGKLEGEPPLERGHAVEARLNAEDPDRDFAPSPGRIVRLDLPAGPGVRVDTGVSEGDVIPADFDSMIAKIIAHGRDREEALGRLRRALAQTTVVIEGGATNKSFVLDLLDQPEVIDATADTGWIDRVRGEGRLVSQRHSAVALAAAAIEAYEEEERVERQRLLSTASGGRPQVQHESGRPLDLKLRGVGYRVRVARVGAHRFRVGIEAGDTVGTADVELDRFDRHTGRITVNGVGYRLLTGTHGPVYLVEVDGVTHRVSRDEGGVLRSPTPALVVATPLAADAEVEAGAPVLVLESMKMETVLRAPFRARLKECLVSVGSQVEAGAPLLRLEPLGDAEAEDTAQTRTVELDLPAAPETVPALARARRGQEDLRSLLMGFDVDPHDERRVLDDYLAARQAAIAEGHRPLAEELELLTVFADLAELSRNRPAGEEVDGSHVHSAREYFHTYLQSLDTERAGLPEAFRDKLARALGHYGVTDLERSPDLEAAVFRIFLAQQRASADVAVVTALLRAWLREPPPEAALREPVGLALERLVAATQVRFPAVADLARGVVFAWFGQPLLRRNRARVYADVRRHLRHLDAHPDSPDRAERIAEMVRSTEPLVRLLGQRLVRHDRDNSVMLEVLTRRYYGNRALTGVRTHRVEGCVFVVADRADSCVVSTAVRFEELDGALRGLVGLAGGSDAVEADLYLAWPGQPQDFDAMAAALHEAVNAHPLPEQVRRITATVAGRDGAVMHHHFTFRPSGTGMAEDRLIRGLHPHIAQRMQLDRLHKFDLTRLPSSDEEVYLFRCVARDNPSDERLVAFAQVRDLTELRDHDGRLVALPTAEDTLAACLDSIRRVQALRPSKKRFATNRITLYVWPPSELTRAELETLAQRVLPTATGAGLEEILFLARQRDPATGELSRVAVRISFDAAGGVELTVGEPPTDPVEPVDDYRQKVLRASSRNTVYPYELTGLLGDFVEYDLDEDHALVPVDRPKGRNTAGIVAGVVTTPTPLHPQGITRVVLLGDPTKSLGALAEPECRRVIAALDLAERMRVPLEWYALSSGARISMESGTENMDWVAAALKRIVEFTQDGGEINIVVAGINVGAQPYWNAEATMLMHTKGILVMTPDSAMVLTGKQSLDFSGGVSAEDNFGIGGYDRVMGPNGQAQYWAPNLVAARDVLMAHYAHTYVVPGEERPRRAETTDPVDRDICDFPHTVEGSDFTTVGEIFSAEANPDRKKPFDIRTVMRAVSDQDHPVLERWAGMADADTAVVQDAHLGGIPVCLLGIESRAVPRRGFPPTDGPDTYTAGTLFPQSSKKAARAINAASGNRPLVVLANLSGFDGSPESMRKLQLEYGAEIGRAIVNFRGPIVFCVISRYHGGAFVVFSKALNPNMTVLAVEGSFASVLGGAPAAAVVFSGEVNARVAADERVRELQARVAAASGTDRAALTAELEELRSAVRAEKLGEVAAEFDRVHDIRRAVEVGSVDAVIRASELRPRIIEAIEARLR; encoded by the coding sequence GTGTTCAAGCGCATCGCCATCGTCAACCGTGGTGAGGCCGCCATGCGGCTCATCCACGCCGTACGGGACATCGCCGCGGAGACCGGCACACGGATCGAGACCGTCGCCCTGTACACCGATGTCGACCGCACGGCGGCCTTCGTCCGCGAAGCCGACATCGCCTACGACCTCGGCCCCGCCTCCGCCCGCCCCTACCTCGACCTGGCGGTGCTGGAGCGTGCGCTGGTGCAGACCGGCGCCGACGCCGCGTGGGTCGGCTGGGGCTTCGTCGCCGAGGACCCGGCGTTCGCGGAACTGTGCGAGAGGATCGGCGTCACCTTCGTCGGCCCCGGTCCCGAGGCCATGCGTCAACTCGGCGACAAGATCGGTGCGAAGCTGATCGCCGAACAGGTCGGTGTACCGGTCGCGCCGTGGAGCCGCGGCCCGGTCGACACCCTGGACGCCGCCCTGGCGGCGGCTGCCGAGATCGGCTACCCGCTGATGCTGAAGGCGGCCGCGGGCGGCGGCGGACGCGGCATCCGCGTGATCAACGACGAGGCCGAACTCGCCGACGCCTACGAGCGCACCAGGCAGGAGGCCGAGCGGGCGTTCGGCAGCGGCGTGGTGTTCCTGGAAAGCCTGGTCACCGGGGCCCGGCACGTCGAGGTGCAGGTGATCGCCGACGGCCAGGGCACCGCCTGGGCGCTGGGGGTCCGCGACTGCTCGGTGCAGCGCCGCAACCAGAAGGTCATCGAGGAGTCGGCCTCGCCGGTGCTCACCCCCGTGCAGGCGGCCGAGCTCAAGGCGTCGGCCGAACGGCTGGCCGTCGCGGTCGGCTACCGGGGCGCGGCCACCGTCGAGTTCCTCTACCGCCCCGCCGACGAGCTGTTCGCGTTCCTGGAGGTCAACACCCGCCTGCAGGTCGAACACCCCATCACCGAGGCCACCACGGGCTTCGACCTGGTCAAGGCGCAGCTGTGGGTGGCCTCCGGCGGCAAGCTCGAAGGCGAGCCGCCCCTGGAGCGCGGGCACGCCGTGGAGGCCCGGCTCAACGCCGAGGACCCCGACCGCGACTTCGCGCCCTCCCCGGGGCGGATCGTGCGGCTGGACCTGCCCGCTGGGCCGGGGGTGCGGGTGGACACCGGGGTCAGTGAGGGCGACGTCATCCCCGCCGACTTCGACTCGATGATCGCGAAGATCATCGCGCACGGCCGCGACCGCGAGGAGGCGCTGGGGCGGCTGCGTCGGGCACTGGCGCAGACCACCGTGGTCATCGAGGGCGGCGCGACCAACAAGAGTTTCGTGCTCGACCTGCTCGACCAGCCCGAGGTGATCGACGCCACCGCCGACACCGGCTGGATCGACCGCGTCCGCGGCGAGGGCCGTCTCGTCTCCCAGCGGCACTCCGCCGTCGCGCTGGCCGCCGCCGCCATCGAGGCCTACGAGGAGGAGGAGCGCGTCGAGCGGCAGCGGCTGCTGTCGACGGCCTCCGGCGGCCGCCCGCAGGTGCAGCACGAAAGCGGCCGGCCGCTGGACCTCAAACTGCGCGGTGTCGGCTACCGGGTGCGCGTGGCGCGCGTGGGCGCCCACCGGTTCCGGGTCGGTATCGAGGCGGGCGACACCGTCGGCACCGCCGACGTCGAACTCGACCGCTTCGACCGGCACACCGGGCGCATCACCGTCAACGGTGTGGGCTACCGCCTGCTCACCGGCACCCACGGACCGGTCTACCTGGTCGAGGTGGACGGTGTCACCCACCGCGTCAGCCGCGACGAGGGCGGCGTGCTGCGTTCCCCCACGCCCGCCCTGGTCGTCGCCACGCCGCTGGCGGCCGACGCGGAGGTCGAGGCGGGGGCGCCGGTGCTGGTGCTGGAGAGCATGAAGATGGAGACGGTGCTGCGCGCACCGTTTCGGGCCCGGCTCAAGGAGTGCCTCGTGTCGGTGGGCTCCCAGGTGGAGGCCGGTGCTCCGCTGCTGCGTCTGGAGCCGCTGGGCGACGCCGAGGCCGAGGACACCGCGCAGACGCGGACCGTCGAACTGGACCTGCCCGCCGCTCCCGAGACGGTCCCGGCCCTGGCCCGCGCCCGCCGCGGCCAGGAGGACCTGCGCAGCCTGCTGATGGGTTTCGACGTCGACCCGCACGACGAACGCCGGGTGCTCGACGACTACCTGGCCGCACGCCAGGCGGCCATCGCCGAGGGCCACCGGCCGCTGGCCGAGGAGCTGGAACTGCTCACCGTGTTCGCCGACCTCGCCGAGCTGAGCCGCAACCGGCCGGCCGGCGAGGAGGTCGACGGCAGCCACGTGCACAGTGCCCGCGAGTACTTCCACACCTACCTGCAGAGCCTCGACACCGAGCGGGCCGGGCTGCCCGAGGCGTTCCGGGACAAGCTCGCCCGGGCGCTGGGCCACTACGGGGTCACCGACCTGGAGCGCTCCCCCGACCTTGAGGCCGCGGTGTTCCGGATCTTCCTGGCCCAGCAGCGCGCCTCCGCCGACGTCGCGGTCGTCACGGCGCTGCTGCGCGCGTGGCTGCGGGAGCCCCCGCCGGAGGCGGCCCTGCGCGAACCCGTCGGACTGGCCCTGGAGCGGCTGGTGGCCGCCACCCAGGTCCGCTTCCCCGCGGTCGCCGACCTCGCGCGCGGCGTGGTGTTCGCCTGGTTCGGCCAGCCGCTGCTGCGCCGCAACCGCGCCCGCGTCTACGCCGACGTCCGCAGGCACCTGCGCCACCTGGACGCCCACCCCGACTCCCCCGACCGTGCCGAGCGCATCGCCGAGATGGTGCGCAGCACCGAGCCGCTGGTGCGGCTGCTCGGCCAGCGGCTGGTCCGCCACGACCGGGACAACTCGGTCATGCTGGAGGTGCTGACCCGCCGCTACTACGGCAACCGGGCCCTCACCGGCGTGCGCACCCACCGGGTCGAGGGGTGCGTGTTCGTGGTCGCCGACCGCGCCGACTCCTGTGTGGTCTCCACCGCGGTGCGTTTCGAGGAGCTGGACGGCGCCCTGCGCGGACTCGTCGGTCTCGCGGGCGGAAGCGACGCCGTCGAGGCCGACCTCTACCTCGCCTGGCCGGGCCAGCCGCAGGACTTCGACGCGATGGCGGCCGCGCTGCACGAGGCCGTCAACGCCCACCCGCTGCCCGAGCAGGTCCGCAGGATCACCGCCACCGTCGCCGGCCGTGACGGCGCGGTGATGCACCACCACTTCACCTTCCGCCCGTCCGGCACCGGGATGGCCGAGGACCGGCTGATCCGCGGCCTGCACCCGCACATCGCCCAGCGGATGCAGCTGGACCGGCTGCACAAGTTCGACCTGACCCGGCTGCCGTCCTCCGACGAGGAGGTCTACCTGTTCCGGTGCGTGGCGCGGGACAACCCCTCCGACGAGCGCCTCGTCGCGTTCGCCCAGGTGCGCGACCTGACCGAACTGCGCGACCACGACGGCAGGCTGGTCGCGCTGCCCACGGCCGAGGACACCCTCGCCGCCTGCCTCGACTCGATCCGCCGCGTCCAGGCGCTGCGGCCGTCGAAGAAGCGTTTCGCCACCAACCGGATCACGCTCTACGTCTGGCCGCCCAGCGAGCTGACCCGCGCGGAACTGGAGACGCTCGCCCAGCGCGTGCTGCCCACCGCCACGGGCGCCGGCCTGGAGGAGATCCTGTTCCTCGCACGCCAGCGCGACCCCGCCACCGGTGAGCTGTCCAGGGTCGCCGTGCGGATCTCCTTCGACGCAGCCGGCGGCGTGGAGCTGACCGTGGGCGAGCCGCCGACCGACCCGGTCGAACCGGTCGACGACTACCGGCAGAAGGTGCTGCGCGCCAGCAGCCGCAACACGGTCTACCCCTACGAGCTGACCGGCCTGCTCGGCGACTTCGTCGAGTACGACCTGGACGAGGACCACGCGCTGGTGCCGGTGGACCGGCCCAAGGGCCGCAACACCGCGGGCATCGTCGCCGGGGTCGTCACCACCCCCACCCCGCTGCACCCACAGGGCATCACCCGGGTGGTGCTGCTCGGCGACCCGACCAAGTCGCTGGGCGCGCTGGCGGAACCGGAGTGCCGCCGCGTGATCGCGGCCCTGGACCTGGCCGAGCGGATGCGGGTGCCGCTGGAGTGGTACGCGCTGTCCTCCGGGGCCCGCATCTCCATGGAGTCGGGGACCGAGAACATGGACTGGGTGGCCGCGGCCCTCAAGCGGATCGTCGAGTTCACCCAGGACGGCGGCGAGATCAACATCGTGGTCGCGGGCATCAACGTCGGCGCGCAGCCGTACTGGAACGCCGAGGCGACGATGCTCATGCACACCAAGGGCATCCTGGTGATGACCCCGGACTCGGCGATGGTGCTGACCGGCAAGCAGTCGCTGGACTTCTCCGGCGGCGTCTCCGCCGAGGACAACTTCGGCATCGGCGGATACGACCGGGTGATGGGCCCCAACGGGCAGGCCCAGTACTGGGCTCCGAACCTGGTGGCCGCCCGCGACGTGCTGATGGCGCACTACGCCCACACCTATGTGGTGCCGGGTGAGGAGCGGCCGCGGCGGGCCGAGACCACCGACCCCGTCGACCGGGACATCTGCGACTTCCCGCACACCGTGGAGGGCAGCGACTTCACCACCGTCGGCGAGATCTTCTCCGCCGAGGCCAACCCGGACCGCAAGAAGCCGTTCGACATCCGCACCGTGATGCGGGCGGTCTCCGACCAGGACCACCCCGTGCTGGAACGCTGGGCGGGCATGGCCGACGCCGACACCGCGGTGGTGCAGGACGCCCACCTGGGCGGCATCCCGGTGTGCCTGCTCGGCATCGAGTCGCGTGCGGTGCCGCGGCGCGGCTTCCCGCCCACCGACGGCCCCGACACCTACACGGCGGGCACGCTGTTCCCGCAGTCGTCGAAGAAGGCGGCCCGGGCCATCAACGCGGCCAGCGGCAACCGTCCGCTGGTGGTGTTGGCGAACCTGTCGGGGTTCGACGGCTCCCCGGAGTCGATGCGCAAACTGCAGTTGGAGTACGGGGCCGAGATCGGCCGCGCGATCGTGAACTTCCGCGGTCCCATCGTGTTCTGCGTGATCTCGCGGTACCACGGCGGCGCGTTCGTGGTGTTCTCCAAGGCGCTGAACCCGAACATGACCGTGCTGGCGGTGGAGGGCTCCTTCGCGTCGGTGCTGGGCGGCGCCCCCGCCGCCGCGGTGGTGTTCTCCGGTGAGGTCAACGCCCGTGTCGCGGCCGACGAACGCGTGCGGGAGCTGCAGGCCCGTGTCGCGGCCGCCTCCGGCACCGACCGTGCCGCGCTGACCGCGGAACTGGAGGAGCTGCGCTCCGCGGTGCGCGCGGAGAAGCTCGGTGAGGTCGCCGCCGAGTTCGACCGCGTCCACGACATCCGGCGCGCGGTGGAGGTCGGCTCCGTGGACGCCGTCATCCGCGCCTCGGAGCTGCGGCCGCGCATCATCGAGGCCATCGAGGCCCGGCTGCGCTGA
- a CDS encoding nuclear transport factor 2 family protein, whose translation MRHLTFAAGCLAALALATGCGSDQAPEEPEAAQTSPTASVNPLEDPVLEGEAEEGARSAAQTYIEAVRTGDGQVGCFTLTEQARQELVGTAEDGADCAVAFGETLASPDTTAQVDRVEMAEDGETATVHLTYTGEAGDASPSLTVANVGGAWLVDGVHPL comes from the coding sequence ATGCGACATCTCACTTTCGCGGCCGGGTGCCTGGCCGCGCTCGCCCTCGCCACCGGATGCGGCTCGGACCAGGCCCCCGAGGAGCCCGAGGCGGCGCAGACCAGTCCCACCGCCTCGGTCAACCCCCTGGAGGACCCCGTGCTGGAGGGGGAGGCCGAGGAGGGGGCGCGTTCGGCCGCGCAGACCTACATCGAGGCGGTGCGCACCGGGGACGGCCAGGTCGGCTGCTTCACCCTGACCGAGCAGGCCCGCCAGGAACTGGTCGGCACCGCCGAGGACGGCGCCGACTGCGCCGTGGCCTTCGGTGAGACCCTCGCCTCCCCCGACACCACCGCCCAGGTGGACCGGGTGGAGATGGCCGAGGACGGCGAGACCGCCACCGTGCACCTGACCTACACCGGCGAGGCCGGGGACGCCTCCCCCAGCCTCACCGTCGCCAACGTCGGCGGGGCCTGGCTGGTGGACGGCGTCCACCCGCTCTAA
- a CDS encoding ankyrin repeat domain-containing protein, whose product MDVPHAAESGNVDPDVVELATKIFAMARAGDTASLDAYLSAGVPANLTNDSGDTLVMLAAYHGHAETVACLCRHGADVNRLNDRGQSPLAGAVFKGEDAVVRTLLDHGADPDLGRPSATEAARLFAKEHYLELFERE is encoded by the coding sequence ATGGACGTTCCGCACGCCGCCGAGTCCGGCAACGTCGACCCCGACGTCGTCGAACTGGCCACCAAGATCTTCGCCATGGCCCGCGCCGGCGACACCGCCTCCCTGGACGCCTACCTGAGCGCAGGCGTGCCCGCCAACCTCACCAACGACAGCGGCGACACCCTGGTCATGCTGGCCGCCTACCACGGCCACGCCGAGACCGTGGCCTGCCTGTGCCGCCACGGCGCCGACGTCAACCGCCTCAACGACCGGGGCCAGTCACCCCTGGCGGGAGCGGTGTTCAAGGGCGAGGACGCCGTCGTGCGGACCCTGCTCGACCACGGCGCCGACCCCGACCTGGGCCGGCCCTCGGCCACCGAGGCCGCCCGCCTGTTCGCCAAGGAGCACTACCTCGAACTGTTCGAACGCGAATGA
- a CDS encoding aminoglycoside 3'-phosphotransferase, whose amino-acid sequence MSHHPPFLSGPPTGPVPVPPPLPVHADGHAAHPVWRNELGGLTFRIDHPDRPRFAKWAPAGSGLDLAAEARRLAWAAAFTPVPRVLDHGADATGTWLLTAALDGTSAVAPRWRAEPAVAVRAIGEGLRALHEALPVSECPFDWTVPRRLARARARTLLDQAPPVDRPVVCHGDPCAPTTLIGDDGRWSGHVDLGALGVADRWADLAVAAWSTEWNYGPGWQEALIDAYGLTPDPERLAYYRALWDAT is encoded by the coding sequence ATGAGCCACCACCCCCCGTTCCTCAGCGGTCCCCCCACCGGCCCCGTCCCCGTCCCACCGCCGCTCCCCGTCCACGCCGACGGGCACGCCGCCCACCCGGTGTGGCGCAACGAACTGGGCGGGCTCACCTTCCGCATCGACCACCCCGACAGGCCCCGCTTCGCCAAGTGGGCGCCCGCCGGCAGCGGACTGGACCTGGCCGCCGAAGCCCGACGGCTGGCCTGGGCCGCGGCCTTCACCCCCGTGCCCCGGGTCCTGGACCACGGCGCCGACGCCACCGGCACGTGGCTGCTGACCGCCGCCCTGGACGGCACCAGCGCCGTCGCCCCCCGCTGGAGAGCCGAACCGGCCGTCGCCGTGCGCGCCATCGGCGAGGGCCTGCGCGCCCTGCACGAGGCGCTGCCCGTCTCCGAGTGCCCCTTCGACTGGACCGTGCCCCGGCGCCTGGCGCGGGCCCGCGCCCGCACCCTGCTCGACCAGGCCCCGCCCGTCGACCGGCCCGTGGTCTGCCACGGCGACCCGTGCGCCCCCACCACCCTCATCGGCGACGACGGCCGCTGGAGCGGCCACGTCGACCTGGGCGCCCTCGGCGTCGCCGACCGGTGGGCCGACCTCGCCGTGGCCGCCTGGAGCACCGAGTGGAACTACGGCCCAGGCTGGCAGGAAGCACTCATCGACGCCTACGGCCTCACCCCCGACCCCGAGCGCCTCGCCTACTACCGCGCCCTGTGGGACGCCACCTGA
- a CDS encoding NUDIX domain-containing protein — protein MADSELEFFESLPRTRGAASALLRDDVGRVLLVKPTYRPGWGLPGGVIEMGESPLGACLRECAEELGFTPRLSGLVCVDWLPAQASPDRRPATVFVFGGRLAPGQFEAVRLPPEELSAAHLVEPDRIGEYLPEPQARRIGACVDGRTDGVHYLEHGRPARWA, from the coding sequence ATGGCCGACAGCGAGTTGGAGTTCTTCGAGAGCCTGCCGCGCACCCGGGGCGCCGCCAGTGCGCTGCTGCGCGACGACGTGGGACGTGTGCTGCTGGTCAAGCCCACCTACCGGCCCGGCTGGGGGCTGCCGGGCGGGGTGATCGAGATGGGTGAGTCGCCGTTGGGGGCGTGTCTGCGCGAGTGCGCCGAGGAGCTCGGGTTCACCCCCCGGTTGAGCGGGCTGGTGTGTGTGGACTGGTTGCCCGCGCAGGCCAGCCCGGACCGGCGTCCGGCCACCGTGTTCGTGTTCGGGGGGCGTCTGGCGCCGGGGCAGTTCGAGGCGGTGCGGCTGCCCCCCGAGGAGCTCAGCGCCGCGCACCTGGTGGAACCCGACCGGATCGGCGAGTACCTGCCCGAGCCCCAGGCCCGCCGGATCGGGGCGTGTGTGGACGGTCGGACCGACGGTGTCCACTACCTGGAGCACGGCCGTCCCGCACGGTGGGCATGA
- a CDS encoding alpha/beta fold hydrolase: protein MRVPIVLVHGLRTSRTMWRPQVAALEEQGRTVVAVDLPGHGSRRGEPFTLGRAVETVRDAVDSVGAPALVVGLSLGGFVSIAAAAAYPRRVAGLVAAGCSARPVHGWANMYRIPTALLDRLPDRGQSVNERFHRLTLPAEGAEAVLDGGLAMEVGRAVIEEITDLDVLSLLSAYPGTVWLVNGARDHFRIHERLFLEACVDGRLLVVPRAGHMVNLDQSEIFTRLVIDAADAVAGRSAVREEEGGSER, encoded by the coding sequence ATGCGCGTGCCGATCGTGCTGGTGCACGGCCTGCGGACGTCGAGGACCATGTGGCGGCCGCAGGTGGCCGCCCTGGAGGAGCAGGGGCGCACCGTGGTGGCCGTGGACCTGCCCGGCCACGGGTCCCGGCGGGGTGAGCCGTTCACCCTGGGGCGTGCGGTGGAGACGGTGCGTGACGCGGTGGACTCGGTGGGCGCTCCCGCACTGGTGGTGGGGTTGAGTCTGGGCGGGTTCGTCTCGATCGCCGCGGCCGCGGCCTATCCGCGGCGGGTGGCGGGCCTGGTGGCGGCGGGCTGTTCGGCGCGTCCGGTGCACGGGTGGGCGAACATGTACCGGATCCCCACGGCGCTGCTGGACCGGTTGCCGGACCGGGGTCAGTCGGTCAACGAGCGCTTCCACCGGCTGACGCTGCCCGCCGAGGGGGCCGAGGCGGTCCTGGACGGCGGGCTGGCCATGGAGGTGGGGCGTGCGGTGATCGAGGAGATCACCGACCTGGACGTGCTGTCGCTGCTGTCCGCCTATCCGGGAACGGTGTGGCTGGTCAACGGGGCCCGGGACCACTTTCGCATCCACGAGAGGCTGTTTCTGGAGGCGTGCGTGGACGGGCGTCTGCTGGTGGTGCCGCGCGCGGGCCACATGGTGAACCTGGACCAGTCGGAGATCTTCACCCGGCTGGTGATCGACGCGGCCGACGCGGTGGCGGGCCGCTCCGCCGTCCGGGAGGAGGAGGGCGGCTCCGAGCGGTGA
- a CDS encoding exodeoxyribonuclease III, translating into MISTVNVNGLRAAARKGFVEWLAGTKAEVVCLQETRAELSQLPAEVARPDGWHVVLEPSSAKGRSGVALYSRTAPDAVRTGFGSAEFADSGRYVEADFGPVSVASLYLPSGQVDTPLQEEKERFMAEFLPYLVRRRAEVEAQGRDLVVCGDWNIAHREADLKNWRGNRRNSGFLPEEREWLSRVYDEAGYVDVVRSLHPDQEGPYTWWSYRGRAFDNDAGWRIDLHVATPALAERAEQAWVERASSHDQRWSDHAPVTVVYSD; encoded by the coding sequence ATCATTTCGACGGTCAACGTGAACGGGCTGCGCGCCGCCGCCCGCAAGGGGTTCGTGGAGTGGCTGGCCGGCACCAAAGCCGAGGTGGTGTGCCTGCAGGAGACCCGCGCGGAGCTGTCGCAGCTGCCCGCCGAGGTGGCCCGGCCCGACGGGTGGCACGTGGTGCTGGAACCTTCCTCGGCCAAGGGCCGCTCCGGGGTGGCGCTGTACTCGCGCACTGCTCCCGACGCCGTGCGGACCGGTTTCGGCTCCGCGGAGTTCGCGGACTCGGGCCGCTACGTGGAGGCCGACTTCGGGCCGGTGAGCGTGGCCAGCCTGTACCTGCCCTCCGGCCAGGTGGACACGCCGCTGCAGGAGGAGAAGGAGCGGTTCATGGCGGAGTTCCTGCCCTATCTGGTGCGCCGCCGTGCCGAGGTGGAGGCGCAGGGCCGCGACCTGGTGGTGTGCGGCGACTGGAACATCGCGCACCGGGAGGCCGACCTGAAGAACTGGCGGGGCAACCGCAGGAACTCGGGTTTCCTGCCGGAGGAGCGGGAGTGGCTGTCGCGGGTCTACGACGAGGCCGGGTACGTCGACGTGGTGCGGTCCCTGCACCCCGACCAGGAGGGGCCCTACACGTGGTGGTCCTACCGGGGCCGGGCCTTCGACAACGACGCGGGCTGGCGTATCGACCTGCACGTGGCCACTCCGGCGCTGGCGGAGCGCGCCGAGCAGGCGTGGGTGGAGCGGGCGTCCTCCCACGACCAGCGGTGGTCCGACCACGCGCCGGTCACCGTGGTCTACAGCGACTAG
- a CDS encoding tyrosine-type recombinase/integrase, translating into MSAAPDTTAQPPSTMRALDAVDEYLTVRMAAKPSPHTLAAYRRDLTAVLECAAHVNRTPTSSLTLADLTGGLLRHAFAAFAADRAASSVLRAWSTWNGFFSFLVAENLVDGNPMPAVPRPRPPQPRPKPLLGEDTPERLLTALARGCRRARDPWPERDLAVLALALLTGLRSAEMLALRLDSLSGRPGERRLRVVGKGGRTRSLPVEAPLEAVIDAYLATRRTRFTTRLTGDAPLLVDNRGQALRRGGLQYLVRQCYRHAGVYDRVSRGTLVHALRHTFATRLAEDGASVTEIMHLLGHTSVASSQAYIDVTARSQREAARANRTYAVLRRLTGNGAGPRPAPHQPRRTAPATGGAGPTGHDADEEHGHGTTDRTGTA; encoded by the coding sequence ATGAGCGCCGCCCCCGACACCACCGCCCAGCCGCCGTCGACCATGCGCGCCCTCGACGCCGTCGACGAGTACCTGACGGTCCGCATGGCCGCCAAACCCTCCCCGCACACCCTCGCTGCCTACCGGCGCGACCTGACCGCGGTCCTGGAGTGCGCCGCCCACGTCAACCGGACGCCCACTAGCAGCCTCACCCTCGCCGACCTCACCGGCGGCCTGCTGCGCCACGCCTTCGCCGCCTTCGCCGCCGACCGGGCCGCCTCCAGCGTGCTGCGCGCCTGGTCCACCTGGAACGGCTTCTTCTCCTTTCTCGTCGCCGAGAACCTGGTCGACGGCAACCCCATGCCCGCCGTGCCCCGGCCCCGCCCCCCACAACCCCGCCCCAAACCCCTCCTGGGCGAGGACACCCCCGAACGACTGCTCACCGCCCTGGCCCGGGGCTGCCGCCGCGCCCGCGACCCCTGGCCCGAACGCGACCTGGCCGTGCTGGCGCTGGCCCTGCTCACCGGACTGCGCTCCGCCGAGATGCTCGCGCTGCGCCTGGACTCCCTGAGCGGCCGACCGGGGGAGCGGCGCCTACGCGTCGTCGGCAAGGGCGGCCGCACCCGCTCCCTTCCGGTGGAAGCCCCACTGGAAGCCGTCATCGACGCCTACCTGGCCACCCGCCGGACCCGCTTCACCACCCGGCTCACCGGGGACGCCCCGCTGCTGGTCGACAACCGCGGCCAGGCCCTGCGCCGCGGCGGCCTGCAGTACCTGGTCCGCCAGTGCTACCGGCACGCCGGCGTCTACGACCGCGTCTCCCGCGGCACCCTGGTCCACGCCCTGCGCCACACCTTCGCCACCCGCCTGGCGGAGGACGGCGCCTCCGTCACCGAGATCATGCACCTGCTCGGCCACACCTCCGTGGCCTCCTCACAGGCCTACATCGACGTCACCGCACGCTCCCAGCGCGAGGCCGCCCGCGCCAACCGCACCTACGCGGTCCTGCGCCGCCTCACCGGCAACGGCGCAGGCCCACGCCCCGCCCCCCACCAGCCCCGGAGGACGGCACCGGCGACCGGAGGGGCGGGCCCGACCGGCCACGACGCCGACGAGGAGCACGGACACGGCACCACCGACCGCACCGGCACCGCCTGA
- a CDS encoding VOC family protein has translation MPRIGRLTVPVADLEEAIGFYGGVLGFRVLFDEVLASGFRSVHVGPGAVDGPGLWLMPVADGRAGSRTAGAPLLVLYSDDLDADLGRLAGAGVVPHLGPVGEPGARYAHVRDPWGNEIVFAETPRG, from the coding sequence ATGCCCCGTATCGGTCGGCTCACCGTGCCCGTCGCTGATCTGGAGGAGGCGATCGGCTTCTACGGCGGGGTCCTCGGCTTCCGCGTGCTGTTCGACGAGGTGCTCGCGTCCGGGTTCCGTTCCGTCCACGTGGGTCCGGGCGCGGTCGACGGTCCAGGGCTGTGGCTGATGCCTGTTGCGGACGGCCGTGCGGGCTCCCGGACGGCGGGGGCGCCCCTGCTCGTGCTGTACAGCGACGACCTCGACGCCGATCTGGGCCGTCTCGCCGGGGCGGGGGTGGTGCCGCACCTGGGGCCCGTGGGAGAGCCGGGGGCCCGGTACGCCCACGTGCGTGACCCGTGGGGCAACGAGATCGTGTTCGCCGAGACGCCCCGCGGCTAG